From Pseudovibrio sp. Tun.PSC04-5.I4, a single genomic window includes:
- a CDS encoding SCP2 sterol-binding domain-containing protein, which translates to MGIEAVANDLKGRVESSDFENSIKFDCGEDGVLVIDGNSISTDNKDVDCTIGVSFEDLQSLVAGDLDPTAAFMQGKFTIDGDMSIAMKLSQLM; encoded by the coding sequence ATGGGAATTGAAGCAGTCGCAAATGACCTGAAAGGTCGCGTGGAATCCAGCGATTTTGAAAACTCAATTAAGTTTGACTGTGGCGAAGATGGCGTTCTGGTGATTGATGGGAACTCCATCTCCACAGACAACAAAGACGTTGACTGCACCATTGGTGTTTCCTTCGAGGATCTTCAGTCTCTGGTTGCAGGCGATCTGGATCCAACAGCTGCATTCATGCAGGGCAAGTTCACCATTGATGGTGACATGAGCATTGCAATGAAGCTCAGCCAGCTGATGTAA
- a CDS encoding cupin domain-containing protein codes for MVGNFNSEFEQVTDYWSPKIVAQVNDQYVKVAKIKGDLAWHKHDEEDELFYVVKGSVTIEYEGDAVTLNTGDFHVVPKGRMHNPVAQEECWIVLVEPVATKHTGDVIIEKTKSITDQLA; via the coding sequence ATGGTTGGAAATTTTAATTCAGAGTTTGAGCAAGTTACGGATTATTGGTCGCCAAAAATCGTGGCTCAAGTGAATGACCAGTATGTTAAAGTTGCAAAAATCAAAGGTGATCTGGCCTGGCATAAACACGATGAGGAAGATGAGCTCTTTTATGTTGTAAAAGGGAGTGTCACTATTGAATATGAAGGTGATGCTGTCACGCTCAACACTGGCGACTTTCACGTGGTACCAAAAGGTAGGATGCATAATCCGGTCGCGCAGGAAGAATGCTGGATTGTCTTGGTCGAACCTGTTGCAACAAAACACACGGGTGATGTCATCATAGAGAAAACAAAGTCCATCACTGACCAGTTAGCTTGA
- a CDS encoding pseudouridine synthase — protein MEPFLEVVHHDDDLLVLNKPSGLLSVPGRVEAHKDCLETRAQSIYPTATTVHRLDMDTSGLLVMAMNKNAHRHMGLQFEKRMTRKTYIARIWGHPANDAGEVDLPLRCDWPNRPKQIVDHELGRSSQTHWDVLEREENTTLVKLTPITGRSHQLRVHMLELGYPIVGDRFYAEGEALNFAPRLHLHAQALEIRHPNGGEYNTFTAVCPFMKLR, from the coding sequence ATGGAACCTTTCCTTGAGGTCGTTCATCACGATGATGATCTGTTGGTTCTCAATAAGCCCAGTGGTCTGTTGAGTGTTCCGGGCCGTGTGGAGGCGCATAAGGACTGTCTGGAGACGCGTGCTCAATCCATTTATCCAACCGCAACCACCGTGCATCGGTTGGATATGGACACGTCCGGCCTTCTTGTTATGGCTATGAATAAAAATGCCCACCGTCACATGGGGCTTCAGTTTGAAAAACGTATGACTCGCAAAACCTATATCGCACGTATATGGGGCCATCCTGCAAACGATGCAGGTGAGGTTGATTTACCGTTGCGCTGCGATTGGCCAAATCGTCCAAAACAGATCGTAGATCACGAACTGGGTCGCTCCTCGCAAACCCATTGGGACGTGTTGGAGCGAGAAGAGAATACAACTCTGGTCAAACTGACACCGATCACAGGCCGGTCGCACCAATTACGCGTGCATATGCTGGAGCTGGGCTATCCCATCGTCGGCGACCGGTTCTATGCGGAAGGGGAGGCGCTGAATTTCGCGCCACGGCTGCACCTTCACGCGCAAGCCTTGGAAATACGTCATCCCAATGGGGGCGAGTACAACACATTCACGGCGGTCTGTCCGTTTATGAAACTCAGATAA
- the adhE gene encoding bifunctional acetaldehyde-CoA/alcohol dehydrogenase, with protein MPVTNREELDALVARVKKAQQVYATYTQEQVDKIFRAAALAAADARIPLSRMAVEETGMGVMEDKVIKNQFASEYIYNKYKDEKTCGILAEDDTFGTITIAEPIGIICGIVPTTNPTSTAIFKALISLKTRNGIIFSPHPRAKMATNEAARIVLEAAVKAGAPKDIIGWVDVPTVELSNALMKHDGINLILATGGPGMVKAAYSSGKPAIGVGAGNTPVVVDEFADVKRLVASVLMSKTFDNGVICASEQSVIVVEEIYEQVKERFSSHQGYILKGKELQAVKDILLKNGGLNAAIVGQPAPKIAEMAGIKVPAGTKILIGEVTEASEAEPFAHEKLSPTLAMYKAKSFEDACGIAEKLVTMGGIGHTSVYYTDQDRCADRVKEFGRRMKTARILINSPASHGGIGDLYNFSLAPSLTLGCGSWGGNSISENVGPKHLINKKTVAKRAENMLWHKLPESIYFRRGCLPIALGDLEGKKRALIVTDGFLFKNGYADETVRVLKSMGMETVVFYEVEADPTLSIVRKGAELCKAFKPDVIIAIGGGSPMDAAKIMWVLYEHPEVDFADLALRFMDIRKRIYKFPKMGGKAMMVAIPTTSGTGSEVTPFAVVTDDETGMKYPIADYQLTPNMAIVDANLVMNMPKSLTAFGGIDAITHATEAYVSVLANEYSDGQALQALKLLKGNLVESYEMGAASPNAREKVHNGATIAGIAFANAFLGVCHSIAHKIGAAFHVPHGLANAMLICNVIRYNSNDNPTKQTAFSQYARPQAKCRYGEIAEHLGLVAAGDSRDVKVEKLVEWIESIKTALDIPEGFKDLGISEEQFMSKIDEVAVEAFDDQCTGANPRYPLIDEIKQLLLDGYYGRVYVEGRAEDVVDLAQEKAKKVNKAKA; from the coding sequence ATGCCTGTCACTAATCGCGAAGAATTAGACGCCCTTGTTGCCCGTGTTAAAAAAGCGCAACAAGTCTACGCTACATACACACAAGAGCAGGTAGACAAGATCTTCCGCGCGGCGGCTTTAGCTGCTGCGGATGCTCGCATCCCACTCTCCCGCATGGCGGTTGAAGAGACGGGTATGGGCGTGATGGAAGACAAGGTTATCAAAAACCAGTTTGCTTCCGAGTACATCTACAACAAATACAAAGACGAAAAGACCTGCGGTATCCTCGCAGAAGATGACACCTTTGGTACCATCACTATTGCAGAACCAATTGGCATCATCTGCGGCATTGTTCCAACAACCAACCCAACATCCACCGCTATTTTTAAAGCGTTGATTTCTTTGAAAACCCGTAACGGTATCATCTTCAGCCCGCACCCACGCGCAAAAATGGCAACCAACGAAGCTGCTCGTATCGTTCTGGAAGCCGCGGTCAAAGCTGGCGCACCAAAAGATATTATCGGCTGGGTTGACGTTCCAACCGTGGAACTCTCTAATGCTTTGATGAAACATGACGGGATCAACCTGATCCTCGCCACCGGTGGCCCGGGCATGGTGAAAGCTGCTTACTCCTCCGGTAAGCCAGCAATTGGTGTGGGCGCAGGTAACACCCCTGTTGTGGTTGATGAGTTCGCAGACGTGAAGCGCCTTGTTGCTTCTGTTCTCATGTCCAAAACATTCGACAACGGCGTGATCTGTGCATCTGAGCAGTCTGTTATCGTTGTAGAAGAAATCTACGAGCAGGTTAAAGAACGCTTCTCCAGCCACCAGGGCTACATCCTGAAAGGCAAGGAGCTGCAGGCTGTTAAAGATATTCTGCTAAAAAACGGCGGCCTCAACGCTGCAATCGTAGGTCAGCCAGCACCAAAAATCGCTGAAATGGCAGGCATAAAGGTTCCAGCAGGCACCAAAATCCTGATCGGCGAAGTCACAGAAGCCAGTGAAGCTGAGCCATTCGCGCACGAAAAGCTGTCTCCAACACTGGCAATGTACAAAGCAAAGAGCTTTGAAGATGCATGCGGTATTGCCGAAAAACTCGTCACCATGGGCGGCATCGGTCACACCTCAGTGTACTACACTGATCAGGACCGTTGTGCAGACCGTGTGAAAGAATTCGGCCGTCGTATGAAGACTGCCCGTATTCTCATCAACTCCCCAGCCTCCCATGGCGGTATTGGTGATCTTTACAACTTCTCTCTCGCACCATCCCTCACATTGGGTTGTGGGTCTTGGGGTGGTAACTCCATCAGTGAGAACGTTGGTCCAAAGCACCTGATCAACAAAAAGACCGTTGCTAAGCGAGCAGAAAACATGCTGTGGCACAAACTACCTGAATCCATTTACTTCCGCCGTGGTTGTCTGCCAATCGCTCTTGGCGATCTTGAAGGCAAAAAACGCGCTCTGATCGTAACCGATGGCTTCCTGTTCAAAAATGGCTACGCTGATGAGACTGTTCGTGTTCTCAAAAGCATGGGCATGGAAACAGTTGTTTTCTATGAAGTTGAAGCTGATCCAACTCTGTCCATCGTCCGCAAGGGTGCTGAACTTTGTAAAGCCTTCAAACCAGACGTGATTATCGCAATCGGCGGTGGCTCACCTATGGATGCTGCAAAGATCATGTGGGTTCTCTATGAGCATCCAGAAGTTGACTTTGCTGATCTTGCACTACGCTTCATGGATATCCGCAAACGCATCTACAAATTCCCGAAAATGGGCGGGAAAGCCATGATGGTTGCGATTCCAACCACCTCTGGTACCGGTTCTGAAGTAACCCCGTTTGCAGTGGTTACCGATGATGAAACCGGCATGAAGTACCCAATTGCCGATTACCAGCTGACACCAAACATGGCGATCGTTGATGCGAACCTTGTCATGAACATGCCTAAGTCTTTGACAGCGTTTGGCGGCATTGACGCCATCACTCACGCAACAGAAGCTTATGTCTCTGTTCTGGCAAACGAGTACTCAGATGGTCAGGCACTTCAGGCTCTCAAACTCCTTAAAGGGAACCTTGTAGAATCCTACGAAATGGGTGCCGCATCTCCGAACGCTCGTGAGAAGGTTCACAACGGTGCCACCATTGCAGGTATCGCATTTGCGAACGCCTTCCTCGGGGTCTGTCACTCCATTGCCCATAAAATTGGTGCAGCGTTCCACGTTCCACACGGTCTGGCAAATGCCATGCTGATCTGTAACGTGATCCGCTACAACTCCAATGATAACCCAACCAAGCAGACTGCATTCTCTCAGTACGCTCGCCCACAAGCGAAATGTCGTTACGGTGAAATTGCAGAACATCTTGGCCTTGTTGCAGCTGGCGACAGCCGTGATGTAAAGGTTGAGAAGTTGGTTGAGTGGATTGAAAGCATCAAGACTGCTCTCGATATTCCGGAAGGCTTCAAAGACCTCGGTATCTCCGAGGAGCAGTTCATGTCAAAAATCGACGAAGTTGCAGTGGAAGCATTTGATGACCAGTGCACCGGCGCAAACCCACGCTACCCGCTGATTGACGAAATCAAACAGCTCCTTCTCGATGGCTACTACGGTCGCGTTTATGTAGAGGGCCGCGCGGAGGATGTTGTAGATCTTGCGCAGGAAAAAGCGAAAAAGGTGAACAAAGCGAAAGCTTAA
- a CDS encoding PLP-dependent aminotransferase family protein: protein MAGTRTSDVMDAIQNRIASRALSPGERLPSIRSFAVTMGVSPSTITDAYDRLVAEGVIRSRPGSGFFVSGNTAPLKLTEIAPQLDQAIDPFWVSRQSLDASPAMLKPGCGWLPSDWMPNTALRKAIRSLARAEDAVLTEYGSTRGAYNLRRLLFQQFAGEGLDVDLDQILLTSSGTQAIDLICRFLLRPGDVVLLDDPCYFNFQALLRAHEVQVIGVPYTPAGPDMVRFVDALKEHKPRLYITNTAIHNPTGASLSPQIAHQVLKAAAAHDLVIVEDDTFAGFEPEPSPRLAVLDGLDRVIRISSFSKTLSASTRCGYIAARPDWVEALIDLQLATNFGGPSPLTVELLYSVLSSGSYRKHRETLHRRLSRVMQDATAQLSHLGIQPWLTPRGGFYLWCTLPDLVDSADVARAALKRNMVLAPGNVFSPSQSMSQYMRFNVSQMIEPEVYEVLADVMESVRRHSDARSDI, encoded by the coding sequence ATGGCAGGCACACGTACAAGCGACGTTATGGATGCAATCCAAAACAGAATAGCGAGCCGTGCGCTTTCGCCGGGAGAGAGGTTGCCCAGCATACGCAGCTTCGCGGTTACGATGGGTGTTTCCCCTTCCACAATTACGGATGCCTATGACAGGCTGGTGGCAGAAGGTGTTATTCGGTCTCGTCCCGGTTCCGGCTTTTTTGTCTCGGGAAATACTGCCCCTCTCAAACTGACTGAAATTGCCCCGCAGCTTGATCAGGCTATTGATCCGTTTTGGGTTTCTCGCCAATCTTTGGACGCAAGCCCTGCTATGTTGAAGCCCGGCTGCGGCTGGCTTCCCTCCGACTGGATGCCGAACACCGCGCTTCGCAAAGCGATCCGAAGCCTTGCGCGTGCAGAGGATGCGGTGCTTACAGAATACGGCAGCACACGCGGTGCCTATAATCTCCGCCGGCTCCTTTTCCAACAGTTTGCCGGTGAAGGTTTGGATGTAGACCTTGATCAGATTCTACTTACATCCTCTGGCACGCAAGCCATTGACTTGATTTGTCGATTTCTTCTTCGTCCGGGAGATGTGGTTCTTCTGGATGACCCATGTTATTTCAACTTTCAGGCGTTGTTGAGGGCTCATGAAGTTCAGGTCATTGGTGTGCCTTACACGCCTGCTGGCCCGGATATGGTGCGTTTTGTTGATGCATTGAAGGAACACAAACCACGGCTCTATATCACCAACACTGCGATCCACAATCCAACAGGGGCTTCCCTCTCGCCGCAGATTGCACATCAGGTATTAAAGGCTGCGGCGGCGCATGATCTGGTTATTGTGGAAGATGACACTTTCGCGGGGTTTGAACCGGAGCCTTCTCCTCGTCTGGCGGTGCTGGATGGTCTGGACCGCGTTATTCGCATTAGTAGTTTTTCCAAGACACTCTCTGCCTCAACGCGTTGCGGTTATATTGCTGCGCGTCCAGATTGGGTGGAAGCGCTCATAGACCTTCAATTGGCAACGAACTTTGGCGGGCCCAGCCCTTTGACGGTGGAACTGCTGTATTCAGTGCTGAGCTCTGGCAGTTATCGCAAGCATAGGGAAACCTTGCACCGACGTCTCTCACGAGTGATGCAAGACGCGACCGCTCAGCTTTCACATCTCGGCATTCAACCATGGCTGACCCCGCGCGGCGGGTTCTATCTGTGGTGCACTCTCCCTGATCTAGTAGATTCAGCAGATGTTGCCCGTGCAGCCTTGAAGCGGAACATGGTTCTCGCACCGGGCAACGTCTTCAGCCCCTCTCAATCCATGAGCCAATACATGCGTTTCAACGTAAGTCAGATGATTGAGCCGGAGGTTTACGAGGTTTTGGCGGATGTGATGGAGAGTGTGAGGAGACATTCAGATGCAAGGAGCGACATTTAG
- a CDS encoding DMT family transporter produces the protein MQRTTTGWGSGLLGVLIFSGSLPATRTAVSGFDPLFLTSARAAIAALLGATLLIVLRQKLPARGDLASLAIIALGVVVGFPLLTALALQHITAAHSTVFIGLLPLSTAVFGVLRGGERPKPAFWLFSCVGGVLVAGFALSNGGGASMQGNLLMVAAIILCGLAYAEGAVLSRRLGGWQVISWALVLALPVMSVLTLLQMPQDWSGISPQAWFALGYVSTFSMLIGFVFWYHGLAHGGIASVGQLQLLQPFFGLVLAGLLLGETVALSMIAVTVLVVCCVAGAKRFA, from the coding sequence ATGCAAAGAACAACAACAGGATGGGGCAGCGGTCTGCTGGGTGTGCTTATTTTCAGTGGTTCACTACCGGCAACCCGCACAGCTGTGAGTGGATTCGATCCTCTTTTCCTCACCTCAGCCCGCGCGGCTATTGCTGCTCTTTTGGGAGCTACACTTCTCATCGTGCTCAGGCAAAAACTGCCAGCCCGAGGCGATCTGGCATCACTGGCCATTATCGCGCTAGGTGTGGTTGTGGGGTTTCCATTGCTAACAGCACTGGCGCTTCAACACATCACCGCCGCCCATTCCACCGTCTTCATAGGCCTCTTGCCATTATCAACCGCAGTCTTTGGCGTACTCCGTGGAGGAGAGCGTCCTAAACCTGCCTTCTGGTTGTTTTCCTGTGTTGGCGGCGTGCTGGTGGCAGGTTTTGCTTTGAGCAATGGCGGCGGGGCTTCAATGCAAGGCAATCTGCTCATGGTTGCCGCGATCATACTTTGCGGCCTTGCTTATGCCGAAGGAGCCGTGCTTTCCCGCCGGCTAGGGGGCTGGCAGGTGATTTCGTGGGCTCTGGTATTGGCTCTGCCTGTTATGTCGGTGCTTACTCTGTTACAGATGCCACAAGATTGGTCAGGCATCAGCCCGCAGGCATGGTTTGCTCTGGGGTATGTCTCTACCTTCAGCATGCTGATCGGGTTCGTGTTTTGGTATCATGGCCTGGCCCATGGCGGCATTGCGAGCGTAGGCCAACTGCAATTGTTGCAACCGTTTTTCGGTTTGGTGCTGGCTGGATTGCTTTTGGGGGAAACCGTGGCGCTTTCTATGATCGCTGTGACAGTTCTCGTCGTCTGCTGCGTCGCAGGTGCAAAGCGGTTCGCTTAA
- a CDS encoding succinylglutamate desuccinylase/aspartoacylase family protein, translated as MKITSDIIDGVPVIEKLSVDELSAGTHRFFFKATTDSLGNYHRIPVIVVKGQDDGTKLFLQSTLHGDEVQGVDVIHQVLPHLDPVNLKGTVVLVPGANPPGMQLASRYYPAQTETQTLTNLNRMMPGDANSSNAGSRFAYALWHNLYMGNADLFLDLHTDSTGSAFPYFLFADFRSADVCRLAALQPADQIQEDDGIDGSVETELVMAGIPSLTVELGCANIFDPDMTRRGVQGVLNTMIDYGMIKGKVDLLGIESFVGNDDVSIRADQGGFARVLVKLNEDVVEGQDVATLSNAFGDVVATYKAPCAGRVLSVCTSPLREPGSTVVQLLRRV; from the coding sequence ATGAAAATAACTTCCGATATTATTGATGGTGTACCCGTTATCGAGAAGCTCAGCGTGGATGAGCTTTCTGCTGGAACGCACCGTTTCTTCTTTAAAGCCACAACGGATTCTCTGGGCAACTATCACCGCATCCCTGTGATCGTGGTGAAGGGGCAGGACGACGGGACAAAGTTGTTTTTGCAGTCCACCTTGCATGGAGATGAAGTGCAAGGCGTGGATGTGATCCATCAGGTTTTGCCGCATCTGGACCCAGTCAATCTGAAGGGTACTGTTGTGCTCGTCCCCGGTGCAAACCCGCCCGGTATGCAGCTGGCGTCGCGGTATTATCCGGCGCAGACAGAAACCCAGACGCTGACCAACCTCAACCGGATGATGCCGGGAGATGCGAACAGCTCCAACGCGGGCAGCCGGTTTGCCTATGCGTTGTGGCACAATCTTTACATGGGTAACGCGGACCTCTTTTTGGACCTGCACACGGATTCTACCGGATCAGCCTTTCCGTATTTTCTGTTTGCCGATTTCCGCAGTGCTGATGTCTGCCGACTGGCGGCATTGCAGCCAGCAGACCAGATCCAAGAGGATGACGGCATTGATGGTTCTGTAGAAACAGAGTTGGTTATGGCCGGTATTCCATCCCTCACCGTTGAGCTGGGCTGCGCGAACATTTTTGACCCTGATATGACGCGCCGTGGGGTGCAGGGCGTGCTCAACACCATGATCGACTACGGCATGATCAAGGGTAAGGTTGATCTGCTGGGTATCGAGAGCTTTGTTGGCAATGACGACGTATCCATTCGTGCAGACCAAGGTGGGTTTGCACGGGTGCTGGTAAAGCTCAATGAAGATGTTGTTGAGGGGCAGGACGTTGCCACTCTTTCCAACGCTTTTGGCGATGTGGTTGCGACCTACAAAGCGCCGTGTGCGGGCCGTGTGCTGTCTGTGTGTACCTCGCCTCTACGCGAGCCGGGTTCCACCGTTGTGCAGTTGTTGCGGCGGGTTTAG
- a CDS encoding class I SAM-dependent methyltransferase, whose protein sequence is MTTAHKTAFSGLQEIYDLARPRYPKKALDHICGLLPQSAGVEKKHLLDVGCGTGILTRQLRDACRDFKITGCDLNEDMISQARASDKKGRTNAETGAIEWHISPAETLPFASDSINLITVAQAAQWFVRPQFYTEAQRLLNPTSGRLVILENNRNLEASAFMEDYEALIETHNPTYSRNYRGFDYAGEMASAGFKQVETHNVPWTRTMEQANFVQMAKSSTKVQAAIEASGGEFLTHLSMILQRHWGRAGSVNVAYTTALYCGKV, encoded by the coding sequence GTGACGACAGCACATAAAACAGCATTTTCTGGCTTGCAGGAGATCTATGATCTGGCAAGGCCGCGTTACCCGAAGAAAGCTCTGGATCATATTTGCGGTCTGCTGCCTCAGTCGGCAGGGGTGGAGAAGAAACACTTGTTGGATGTCGGCTGCGGCACGGGCATTCTCACCCGTCAGCTACGGGATGCCTGTCGCGATTTCAAAATCACCGGCTGTGATTTGAATGAAGACATGATCTCCCAGGCCCGCGCCAGCGATAAAAAGGGCCGTACCAACGCTGAAACCGGTGCAATAGAATGGCACATCTCCCCAGCTGAAACCTTACCGTTTGCGTCAGACAGCATCAACCTGATCACCGTTGCTCAGGCCGCGCAGTGGTTTGTCCGTCCTCAGTTTTATACCGAAGCGCAGCGCCTTTTGAACCCCACTTCCGGCAGGCTCGTCATCCTTGAGAACAACCGCAATCTGGAAGCCAGCGCGTTTATGGAGGATTACGAGGCCCTCATTGAGACACATAACCCAACATATTCCCGCAATTATCGCGGGTTTGATTATGCGGGCGAAATGGCGTCTGCGGGCTTCAAACAGGTAGAGACGCATAACGTGCCGTGGACCCGTACAATGGAACAGGCAAATTTCGTGCAAATGGCGAAGTCCTCCACAAAGGTGCAGGCTGCAATCGAAGCAAGTGGCGGAGAGTTCCTAACCCACCTCAGTATGATCTTGCAAAGGCATTGGGGCAGGGCAGGCAGTGTGAATGTAGCCTACACCACAGCGCTGTATTGCGGTAAAGTTTAG
- a CDS encoding peroxidase-related enzyme (This protein belongs to a clade of uncharacterized proteins related to peroxidases such as the alkylhydroperoxidase AhpD.): protein MSWISYTPFKDATGRLKASYEKYKRPNNTIANIFSVHSLRPHTLEGHVAFYRSVIGHSGNTLPLWFLEAIGVYVSVLNNCAYCIDHHIHFGGVAYPESADQWDDIAQSLKDVTPSAAFHGKQLAFMDYAEKLTSAPSSITEEDIAALREAGADDGAILEVNQVAGYFAYANRTVLGLGVSLAGETHEAS, encoded by the coding sequence ATGTCCTGGATTTCATACACTCCTTTTAAAGATGCAACAGGACGCTTGAAGGCGTCCTATGAGAAGTACAAAAGACCCAACAACACAATCGCCAATATCTTCAGCGTGCATTCTCTGCGCCCGCATACGCTGGAAGGTCATGTAGCGTTTTACCGGTCTGTGATTGGACATTCCGGAAATACGTTGCCTCTGTGGTTTCTGGAGGCCATCGGCGTCTATGTGAGCGTGTTAAACAACTGCGCCTACTGCATTGATCATCACATTCATTTTGGCGGAGTTGCCTATCCGGAGAGTGCAGACCAGTGGGATGACATTGCTCAGTCCTTAAAGGACGTCACGCCCTCCGCTGCCTTTCACGGTAAGCAACTGGCATTCATGGATTACGCTGAGAAACTCACCAGCGCACCATCCTCCATCACTGAAGAAGATATTGCAGCTCTTCGCGAGGCGGGGGCAGACGATGGTGCGATTCTGGAGGTCAATCAGGTGGCAGGTTACTTCGCCTACGCCAATCGCACAGTCCTCGGTCTTGGCGTATCTCTGGCTGGAGAAACCCATGAGGCGAGTTAG
- a CDS encoding methyltransferase domain-containing protein encodes MSDLLNRSIGHLKNIRKDINKFKRVRDNYDKYAGFMVRVRRNAPEFQLVDDLSQHWTCCKSISGSALEVASYPFVKSEKFARLLHVRCTSCGMTFVPFIDFDLDAYYAEEYQENVQPFRTYSGEFYHASNPFYQSPTFERMRQRAKKHLDLLEHDKAHSILDIGCGVGVTLRESKSLQKFADEPDPYSQKILGKELGVNLVKLEQLNEAIDHVIASHIIEHLYIGELPAFFGKVHKALKPGGKLLVEVPDGADQIHRLRQGNRDNILYEPHTISFSGYGLAKYIREAGFHLKIIVPGISFDLLSHDLKNDLMRDAFFEEGAGIILLAEKI; translated from the coding sequence ATGTCAGATTTGCTGAATAGATCAATTGGCCATCTAAAGAACATCCGAAAAGACATCAATAAATTCAAACGAGTTAGAGATAATTACGATAAATATGCAGGCTTTATGGTTCGGGTCCGAAGAAATGCCCCTGAATTCCAACTAGTGGATGACCTTAGCCAGCACTGGACATGCTGTAAATCAATCTCAGGGTCGGCATTAGAAGTCGCTTCGTATCCCTTTGTCAAAAGCGAGAAATTTGCCCGCCTTTTGCATGTGCGATGTACCTCTTGCGGCATGACTTTCGTGCCATTTATCGATTTTGATCTCGACGCATATTACGCGGAGGAATACCAAGAGAACGTCCAACCTTTTCGCACCTACAGTGGAGAGTTTTATCATGCGTCTAATCCGTTTTATCAATCACCTACCTTTGAGCGTATGAGGCAGCGGGCCAAGAAACATCTCGATTTACTTGAACATGACAAGGCACACTCGATCTTAGATATCGGCTGTGGGGTGGGCGTCACTTTAAGAGAATCCAAGTCGTTGCAGAAGTTTGCAGACGAGCCTGATCCCTACTCCCAGAAGATTTTGGGAAAAGAGCTTGGCGTTAATCTGGTTAAGTTGGAACAGCTCAACGAGGCTATTGATCACGTTATTGCAAGCCATATAATTGAACATCTTTATATCGGTGAGTTACCCGCGTTTTTCGGTAAGGTACACAAAGCTTTGAAGCCTGGTGGAAAGCTCCTTGTTGAAGTGCCGGATGGAGCTGACCAAATTCATCGCCTCAGGCAAGGAAATCGCGACAATATTTTGTATGAACCACACACTATATCCTTCTCGGGATATGGCTTGGCAAAATACATACGCGAAGCTGGCTTTCATCTCAAAATAATTGTTCCGGGCATAAGCTTTGATCTTTTAAGTCACGATTTGAAGAATGACCTGATGAGAGATGCATTCTTTGAGGAGGGTGCTGGCATTATACTTCTGGCAGAAAAGATCTGA
- a CDS encoding TetR/AcrR family transcriptional regulator, giving the protein MSIPLQNTTKDKLLEAAVRVLNVHPGASLADVALRAGVKRVTLHRVIGTREDLLRELALRSLAQTDAACQHAVIGKAKSIDQLKAIVAALVPHAENCHFLWKNPDICDDPEIARDVKHHEKVLLTLIERVITEGHIQPSLSPKWVMASLDAVLYAAATTARQEDMPMEEASSLAVQTLFGGIKA; this is encoded by the coding sequence ATGTCAATACCACTCCAAAACACCACCAAAGATAAATTGCTTGAGGCTGCTGTGCGGGTGCTCAACGTCCACCCCGGAGCCTCCCTAGCTGATGTTGCCCTGCGAGCCGGTGTAAAGCGGGTCACGCTGCACCGAGTTATCGGCACGCGGGAAGATTTGCTGCGAGAACTGGCCCTGCGCTCGCTGGCGCAGACGGACGCCGCATGTCAACACGCGGTCATCGGCAAAGCTAAGTCCATCGACCAGCTGAAAGCCATTGTCGCCGCTCTTGTCCCTCATGCGGAGAATTGCCACTTCCTCTGGAAAAATCCAGATATCTGTGATGATCCGGAAATCGCGCGTGATGTAAAACACCATGAGAAGGTGCTGCTTACGCTCATAGAGCGCGTCATAACTGAGGGGCACATCCAACCATCGCTTTCGCCTAAGTGGGTTATGGCTTCTCTTGATGCTGTGCTTTACGCTGCTGCAACCACAGCACGGCAAGAGGATATGCCCATGGAAGAGGCCAGTTCCCTCGCTGTGCAAACGTTGTTTGGCGGCATCAAAGCATAA